One genomic segment of Pseudomonadota bacterium includes these proteins:
- a CDS encoding biopolymer transporter ExbD → MKLQTRRPKEDPEINLISLIDIALLLVIFFMLSSTFAQESRIKIELPQASLAPTGKQKSDPIVVTVTQSGSYRVNDRELINSSTDTLRAAIMEISGADRSKPVTVRADARSTHQSVVTAMDVLGKLGFVRINIATVEDSKPAK, encoded by the coding sequence ATGAAGCTGCAGACTCGCCGGCCGAAGGAAGATCCCGAGATCAACCTGATCTCGCTGATCGACATCGCGCTGCTGCTGGTGATCTTCTTCATGTTGTCCTCGACGTTCGCGCAGGAAAGCCGCATCAAGATCGAGCTGCCGCAGGCCAGCCTTGCGCCCACCGGCAAGCAGAAGAGCGACCCGATCGTGGTCACCGTCACCCAATCCGGCAGTTATCGCGTCAACGACCGCGAGCTGATCAATTCCAGCACCGACACGCTGCGCGCCGCCATCATGGAAATCTCGGGTGCCGATCGCAGCAAGCCCGTCACGGTGCGTGCCGATGCGCGCTCGACGCACCAGTCGGTGGTGACCGCGATGGATGTGCTCGGCAAGCTCGGCTTCGTGCGCATCAACATCGCGACGGTCGAAGACTCCAAACCCGCGAAATGA
- a CDS encoding Trm112 family protein: MDDRLLDILACPVCKGPLKFQRAAQVLVCRAERLAFPLKEGVPMMLEEDARQLAPDDPLLVRE; this comes from the coding sequence ATGGATGACCGGTTGTTAGACATCCTCGCGTGCCCGGTGTGCAAGGGGCCGCTCAAGTTCCAGCGCGCCGCGCAGGTGCTGGTGTGCCGCGCCGAACGGCTGGCGTTCCCGCTCAAGGAAGGCGTGCCCATGATGCTCGAGGAAGACGCGCGTCAACTGGCGCCCGACGATCCGCTGCTGGTGCGTGAATGA
- the lolD gene encoding lipoprotein-releasing ABC transporter ATP-binding protein LolD, with translation MTELVLEAIGVKRAFRQGPIDLEVLQGVNFAVKPAERIAIIGASGSGKTTLLQILGGLDKPTAGIVRIAGNDIHSLAEKPRGELRNRTLGFIYQFHHLLPEFSALENVAMPLLVRREPKAEAEKRARAILERVGLGQRLVHRPQELSGGERQRAAVARALVTGPRIVLADEPTGNLDGNNAESVFELMLELNRELGTSLIVVTHDRRLAARMDRVLELEHGNLLEKT, from the coding sequence ATGACTGAGCTGGTGCTCGAAGCGATCGGGGTGAAACGCGCGTTCCGCCAGGGACCGATCGACCTCGAGGTATTGCAGGGCGTGAACTTCGCGGTTAAACCCGCCGAACGCATCGCCATTATCGGCGCCTCCGGTTCGGGCAAGACCACCTTGTTGCAGATCCTCGGCGGGCTCGACAAACCCACCGCGGGCATCGTGCGGATCGCCGGCAACGACATCCATTCGCTGGCCGAAAAACCGCGCGGCGAACTGCGCAATCGCACGCTCGGGTTCATCTACCAGTTCCATCACCTGTTACCGGAGTTCTCCGCGCTCGAGAACGTCGCCATGCCGCTGCTGGTGCGGCGCGAGCCGAAGGCGGAAGCCGAAAAACGCGCGCGCGCGATTCTCGAACGCGTGGGCCTTGGGCAGCGCCTGGTGCACCGCCCGCAGGAATTGTCGGGTGGCGAACGCCAACGCGCGGCGGTGGCGCGCGCGCTGGTGACCGGCCCACGCATCGTGCTGGCCGACGAACCCACGGGCAACCTCGACGGCAACAACGCCGAGAGCGTGTTCGAGCTCATGCTCGAGCTCAATCGCGAGCTCGGCACCAGCCTCATCGTGGTGACGCACGACCGGCGCCTCGCGGCACGCATGGACCGCGTGCTCGAGCTCGAGCACGGAAATCTGCTCGAAAAGACCTGA
- the lpxK gene encoding tetraacyldisaccharide 4'-kinase, producing the protein MARTPVSRVWRSAISGTPALRSRVERMWYGPAGPLWLVPLSFLYGSVMALRSLLYRLGLRHRVKVGVPVIVVGNLTVGGTGKTPLVAWLSNKLSAVGLRVAIVSRGYGGRARGVTRVTVHSRASEVGDEPLMLARRAQATVFVGRDRVAAAKQAVADGHDIVICDDGLQHLALVRHCEMVVIDGQRGFGNGCLLPRGPLRESPRRLRRVNAVIVNGAASAPNFNLPRIVTRTHFAMHMRPGDARPVRGSGSLRSLSSFRGTSVRAVAAIGNPQRFFDTLREAGLTLYEHPLPDHHPFKPGDLDFGDDLPILMTEKDAVKCAAFADERCWYVPVTAEFAESEAEQLVELVLARAASFKTQVQ; encoded by the coding sequence ATGGCGCGTACGCCAGTCTCAAGGGTGTGGAGATCCGCAATTAGCGGCACCCCCGCATTGCGCTCGCGCGTCGAGCGCATGTGGTACGGGCCGGCCGGGCCGCTGTGGCTTGTGCCGCTTTCCTTTCTATATGGTTCGGTAATGGCGCTGCGCAGTCTGCTGTACCGGCTGGGCCTGCGGCATCGTGTGAAGGTCGGCGTGCCGGTCATCGTGGTCGGCAACCTCACCGTCGGTGGCACCGGCAAGACGCCGCTGGTGGCGTGGCTGTCCAACAAACTCTCCGCCGTGGGATTACGCGTGGCCATCGTCTCGCGCGGTTATGGCGGCCGCGCGCGCGGCGTCACGCGGGTCACGGTACACAGCAGGGCCTCCGAGGTGGGCGATGAGCCCTTGATGCTGGCGCGCCGTGCACAGGCCACGGTGTTCGTGGGTCGCGATCGGGTTGCTGCGGCGAAGCAGGCGGTGGCCGATGGCCACGACATCGTGATCTGCGACGATGGGCTGCAACACCTGGCGCTGGTGCGCCACTGCGAGATGGTCGTGATCGACGGGCAGCGCGGCTTCGGCAACGGCTGCCTGCTGCCGCGCGGGCCGCTGCGCGAGAGCCCGCGCCGGCTGCGGCGCGTGAACGCGGTCATCGTGAACGGCGCGGCCAGCGCGCCAAATTTCAATCTGCCGCGCATCGTGACGCGGACGCACTTCGCGATGCACATGCGTCCGGGCGATGCGCGCCCGGTGCGTGGCAGCGGCTCGTTGCGCTCGCTCTCGAGCTTTCGCGGAACGTCGGTGCGCGCGGTGGCGGCCATCGGCAATCCGCAGCGTTTCTTCGATACGTTGCGCGAGGCGGGGCTCACATTGTACGAACATCCGTTGCCGGACCACCATCCATTCAAGCCGGGCGATCTCGATTTCGGCGATGATCTGCCCATCCTCATGACCGAGAAAGATGCCGTAAAATGCGCCGCGTTCGCGGATGAGCGCTGCTGGTACGTGCCGGTCACCGCCGAATTCGCCGAGAGCGAGGCGGAGCAATTGGTGGAGCTGGTGCTGGCGCGCGCCGCGTCGTTCAAGACCCAGGTGCAATGA
- a CDS encoding lipoprotein-releasing ABC transporter permease subunit yields the protein MTGLRYEWLIGVRYLRSTHRSGFVSFVAAMSVTGLALGVAVLIVTLSVLNGFETELRSRMLSVTSHATITGIDGVIPQWHAAQTTAASEPGVKAVVPFIESRGLLANGQRVTGTLVRGILPEEESRAVGLGSRLKSGSLNDLQPGKYRIILGSALAAELGVGVGQSVVLMTPEGTATPAGFAPRMRRFTVAGVFESGMYEFDRGLALTHMSDAAKLYRMGDNVTGLRLALDDPFLAPNIVVTVAHAIDVGGAGFYVSDWTRDHAMFFRSVELTKSMMFFILLLLVFVAAINLVATLVMIVKEKQTDIAILRTIGAAPGNVLEMFLVQGALIGLCGTAAGVALGWVLSIYFPGIVHGIETAVGTKFLDASVYFMSDLPSEVRFGDVLQVAGVTLLLSALATIYPAWRASRTLPAEALRHD from the coding sequence ATGACGGGCCTGCGTTACGAATGGCTGATCGGCGTGCGGTACCTGCGCTCCACGCATCGCAGCGGCTTCGTGTCGTTCGTGGCGGCGATGTCGGTGACGGGGCTCGCGCTCGGCGTCGCCGTGCTGATCGTGACCCTGTCGGTGCTGAACGGCTTCGAGACCGAACTGCGCAGCCGCATGTTGTCGGTGACCTCGCACGCCACCATCACCGGCATCGACGGCGTCATCCCGCAGTGGCACGCGGCGCAAACTACCGCGGCTTCCGAGCCGGGCGTGAAGGCCGTGGTGCCGTTCATCGAATCGCGCGGCCTGCTGGCCAATGGCCAGCGCGTCACCGGCACGCTGGTGCGCGGCATCCTGCCCGAAGAGGAAAGCCGCGCGGTCGGGCTCGGGTCGCGGCTCAAGTCCGGGTCGTTGAACGATCTGCAGCCGGGAAAATACCGGATCATTCTCGGTTCGGCGCTGGCCGCCGAGCTTGGTGTCGGTGTCGGCCAGAGCGTGGTGTTGATGACGCCCGAAGGTACCGCGACTCCCGCCGGGTTCGCGCCGCGCATGCGTCGTTTCACGGTCGCGGGCGTGTTCGAATCCGGCATGTACGAGTTCGATCGGGGCCTTGCGCTCACGCACATGAGCGATGCCGCGAAGCTGTATCGCATGGGAGACAACGTCACCGGCCTGCGGCTGGCGCTGGACGATCCATTCCTCGCGCCGAACATCGTGGTTACGGTGGCGCATGCCATCGACGTGGGGGGTGCCGGTTTCTACGTCAGCGACTGGACGCGCGATCACGCGATGTTCTTCCGCAGCGTCGAGCTCACCAAATCGATGATGTTCTTCATCCTGCTGCTGCTGGTGTTCGTCGCGGCCATCAACCTGGTGGCGACGCTGGTGATGATCGTGAAGGAGAAGCAGACCGACATCGCGATCCTGCGCACCATCGGCGCGGCCCCCGGCAACGTGCTCGAGATGTTCCTCGTGCAGGGCGCCCTGATCGGCCTGTGCGGCACGGCCGCCGGTGTCGCGCTCGGCTGGGTGCTGTCAATCTACTTTCCCGGCATCGTGCACGGCATCGAAACCGCCGTCGGCACGAAATTCCTCGACGCGAGCGTGTATTTCATGAGCGACCTGCCGAGCGAGGTGCGTTTCGGCGACGTGTTGCAGGTCGCCGGCGTGACGCTGCTGCTGTCCGCGCTCGCGACTATCTACCCGGCATGGCGTGCGTCGCGCACCTTGCCGGCGGAGGCCTTACGACATGACTGA
- a CDS encoding DUF2062 domain-containing protein yields the protein MPRGFFRKITPRSETLRTHWALKPFGRFFGDPRLWSLQRRTVTPAFGAGLAICFIPLPIHIPVAAMVAIFCRINIPTIMLALVAVNPLTIVPAYLLAYKIGVLVTGAHERSFKFHMSWDWVQHGLGPMWKPFLVGCGITGALVGLISYALLDVLWRYNVRKRYRERAGAASR from the coding sequence ATGCCACGGGGGTTCTTCCGCAAGATCACGCCGCGCAGCGAAACGCTGCGCACGCACTGGGCGTTGAAACCATTCGGCCGTTTCTTCGGCGACCCGCGGCTGTGGTCGCTGCAGCGGCGTACCGTGACACCGGCCTTCGGCGCGGGGCTTGCGATCTGCTTCATCCCGCTGCCCATTCACATTCCGGTCGCGGCGATGGTGGCAATCTTCTGCCGCATCAATATTCCGACCATCATGCTGGCGCTGGTGGCGGTGAATCCTCTGACCATCGTTCCGGCCTATCTGCTCGCGTACAAGATCGGGGTGCTCGTCACCGGCGCGCACGAGCGAAGCTTCAAGTTCCACATGAGCTGGGACTGGGTGCAGCACGGGCTCGGCCCCATGTGGAAACCGTTTCTCGTGGGCTGCGGAATCACCGGAGCGCTGGTGGGGTTGATCAGCTACGCACTGCTCGACGTCCTGTGGCGTTACAACGTACGCAAGAGATACCGCGAGCGCGCCGGTGCAGCCAGCCGGTAA
- the msbA gene encoding lipid A export permease/ATP-binding protein MsbA has translation MNATAGAASQPEVIANPAKVYRRLLGYAKPHRGMFMIGVLGMALFAATDGAFAFFVQKFIRGMDEAQLTSLKSTPEILWLIPIGAPILFLLRGIGDYMSNYFPGYVGRQVIKGIRGDLFRQYLHLPASYYDRVSGGMLLSRLTFNIEQVAEATTKSITSLIRDSLTIVVLIGSMFYFSWRLATFVFLIAPPLSWLVRKVSSSFRRYSARIQASMGDVTRVVKEALDGQRVIKVFNAQQQEAADFEKVNEHNRRSNMKLIAARATSNPLVQFIASLALGGILWVALHQIVAGNLSMATFMGFLTAMLMTTAPLKRLMDSFVPLQQGVAAGASVFEVLDSPAEDMASGRALGRVAGAIEFRDVSFEYSTEKGGVLHGLSLQVPAGKNIAIVGRSGSGKSTLVGLVPRIYDVTAGQVLIDGVDVRDCNLRDLRANVALVSQDVLLFNDSIRNNIAFGVDAPDPAAVEAAARAAYVDEFARELPQGLDTPVGDRGALLSGGQRQRIAIARALLKDAPILILDEAMSALDNESERRIQQALVELMRNRTTLVIAHRLTTIEHADEIIVMEEGRIIERGTHAELVARNGAYASLKGVEIRN, from the coding sequence ATGAACGCCACCGCGGGCGCAGCCTCACAGCCCGAAGTCATCGCAAACCCGGCGAAGGTCTATCGGCGCCTGCTGGGCTACGCCAAGCCGCATCGCGGCATGTTCATGATCGGCGTGCTCGGCATGGCGCTGTTCGCCGCCACCGACGGCGCCTTCGCGTTCTTCGTGCAGAAATTCATCCGCGGCATGGACGAGGCGCAGCTCACCTCGCTCAAGAGCACACCGGAAATCCTCTGGCTCATTCCGATCGGCGCGCCGATCCTGTTCCTGCTGCGCGGCATCGGCGACTACATGTCCAACTACTTTCCCGGCTATGTCGGGCGGCAGGTCATCAAGGGCATTCGCGGCGATCTGTTCCGCCAGTACCTGCACCTGCCAGCGAGTTACTACGACCGCGTGTCGGGTGGCATGTTGCTGTCGCGGCTCACGTTCAACATCGAGCAGGTGGCCGAGGCCACGACCAAGTCCATCACTTCGCTGATCCGCGATTCGTTGACTATTGTTGTCCTGATCGGCTCGATGTTCTATTTCAGCTGGCGGCTCGCCACTTTCGTGTTCCTGATCGCGCCGCCGCTGTCGTGGCTGGTGCGCAAGGTGTCGAGCTCGTTCCGGCGCTACAGCGCGCGCATCCAGGCGTCGATGGGCGATGTCACGCGCGTGGTGAAGGAAGCGCTCGACGGCCAGCGCGTCATCAAAGTGTTCAACGCGCAGCAGCAGGAAGCCGCGGACTTCGAGAAGGTCAACGAACACAATCGCCGCAGCAACATGAAGCTGATCGCGGCACGCGCGACCAGCAACCCGCTGGTGCAGTTCATCGCCTCGCTCGCGCTCGGTGGCATCCTGTGGGTGGCGTTGCATCAGATCGTGGCCGGCAACCTTTCGATGGCGACCTTCATGGGTTTTCTCACCGCGATGCTCATGACCACCGCGCCGCTCAAACGGCTCATGGATTCCTTCGTGCCGCTGCAGCAGGGTGTGGCTGCCGGCGCCAGCGTGTTCGAAGTGCTCGATTCACCCGCCGAGGACATGGCCAGCGGCCGGGCGCTCGGCCGCGTCGCCGGCGCCATCGAATTCCGCGACGTGAGCTTCGAATACTCGACCGAAAAAGGCGGCGTGTTGCACGGGCTTTCGTTGCAGGTTCCCGCCGGCAAGAACATCGCCATTGTTGGGCGTTCGGGAAGCGGCAAGTCGACGCTCGTGGGTCTCGTGCCGCGCATCTACGACGTCACCGCGGGGCAGGTGCTCATCGACGGCGTCGACGTGCGCGACTGCAACCTGCGCGACCTGCGCGCGAATGTCGCGCTGGTCAGCCAGGACGTGCTGCTGTTCAACGATTCCATCCGCAACAACATCGCCTTCGGTGTCGACGCGCCGGATCCGGCGGCGGTCGAAGCGGCCGCGCGCGCCGCCTACGTGGATGAGTTTGCCCGGGAGCTGCCGCAGGGTCTCGACACGCCGGTGGGCGACCGCGGTGCCTTGCTGTCGGGCGGCCAGCGGCAGCGCATCGCGATCGCACGCGCGCTGCTCAAGGACGCGCCGATCCTGATCCTCGATGAGGCGATGTCGGCGCTCGACAATGAATCCGAGCGGCGTATCCAGCAGGCGCTGGTCGAGCTGATGCGCAATCGCACCACGCTCGTGATCGCGCACCGGCTCACTACCATCGAACACGCCGACGAGATCATCGTGATGGAAGAGGGACGCATCATCGAACGTGGCACACACGCCGAACTCGTGGCGCGTAATGGCGCGTACGCCAGTCTCAAGGGTGTGGAGATCCGCAATTAG
- the kdsB gene encoding 3-deoxy-manno-octulosonate cytidylyltransferase → MSFRVVIPARFDSSRLPGKVLLPLAGKPMLQWVHERARSARADEVLVATDDERVANAARGFGAEVVMTARTHLSGSDRIAEVAAARGWIDTDIVVNVQGDEPLIPPAVIDQVAQLLAANPRADIATLASKIDTGADFNDPNNVKVACDATGRALYFSRAAIPWNRDAATTLTHASLRHIGIYAYRVSALRRLAALPPGRLEQIEKLEQLRALENGMEIRVALAVERPLADVNTAADLERAERALNVRP, encoded by the coding sequence ATGAGTTTTCGCGTCGTCATCCCCGCGCGTTTCGATTCGTCGCGGCTGCCGGGCAAGGTGCTGCTGCCGCTGGCCGGCAAACCCATGCTGCAGTGGGTGCACGAGCGGGCGCGCAGCGCGCGTGCCGACGAGGTGCTGGTCGCCACCGATGACGAGCGCGTCGCGAACGCCGCGCGCGGTTTCGGCGCCGAGGTCGTGATGACGGCGCGCACACACTTGTCGGGCAGCGATCGGATCGCGGAAGTCGCGGCCGCGCGCGGCTGGATCGATACGGACATCGTCGTCAACGTGCAGGGCGACGAGCCGCTGATTCCGCCCGCGGTCATTGACCAGGTGGCGCAGTTGTTGGCCGCGAACCCGCGCGCCGACATCGCCACGCTGGCTTCGAAGATCGACACGGGCGCCGACTTCAACGACCCCAACAACGTAAAGGTGGCCTGCGATGCCACCGGCCGTGCGCTGTACTTTTCACGCGCCGCAATCCCGTGGAATCGCGATGCGGCCACCACGCTGACCCACGCGAGCCTGCGGCACATCGGCATCTACGCCTATCGTGTGTCCGCGTTGCGGCGCCTCGCGGCGCTGCCGCCGGGCCGGCTCGAGCAGATCGAGAAGCTCGAGCAACTACGCGCGCTCGAGAACGGCATGGAGATCCGCGTCGCGCTCGCGGTCGAGCGGCCGCTGGCCGATGTGAACACCGCGGCCGATCTCGAACGCGCCGAGCGTGCGCTCAACGTCCGGCCGTGA
- a CDS encoding DNA internalization-related competence protein ComEC/Rec2, translating into MTGAFALLLGVLAGLGAADLPGTAWMACAALAIVITVTTSLRHCECGRLLTCVLAGLWLASSSASRWLDLRVLPAGADTRVLLEGVVVSVPEREGTELRFDAQVTIRAGAAADTRVRHARLSWRDAPHIPRVGERWRWVVRLSAPEPTRNFVGADLARIAFRDRVHLTGRVLPAALNERLLLAHTSIDGARARIAARISDSVGDPDAAALLTALAVGLTAGMSLDQWRVFNATGTTHLVAISGLHVTLFALLAFCGARWTWRWLPFATRIEREPFALLSGLAAAGLYSLLAGFSVPTQRTWLMLAVFSLARLGARHLSAARGWSLALIAVLLFDPFAPLAAGFWLSFVAVGVILLVETSSLVPARRGFGLLRLQLAVMVALAPLTFAVFDGVSLAGLWVNLLAIPIMSFVLVPLVLLGGLAALLWPALCAPIFGIAAALYEWLWPGLVWAAEADLARWQMTPPLWWFAFALACGWLLLCRWPWPLRTTGCVMALPLLFAASRMPEAGTAQVSVFDTRGTAILIATRDHVLLFDTGDGWNTHGSPARQLVLPALAALGRERIDLLILPALNADRAQGAALLADQRGLAHIVVGGGWPATSLPASRCRDSRFTWDGVNFETWVGGGGSRYCVLRVSVDGHGVVLAGDMDAAAERGLLRRLPAGSLASEAAVLGRQASSLASSAEWIEAVAPGWAIATGGAAETGTRIRTLARWRESGAQVLDTRRDGAVELDLGTKGTTLRRIARSARYPFHWRRSETAADAQSNGQRRAPV; encoded by the coding sequence GTGACCGGCGCGTTTGCCTTGCTGCTCGGCGTGCTGGCGGGCCTCGGCGCGGCCGATTTGCCCGGCACCGCGTGGATGGCATGTGCGGCGTTGGCGATCGTCATCACCGTCACGACTTCACTGCGTCACTGCGAGTGCGGACGTTTGCTGACCTGCGTGCTCGCGGGCCTGTGGCTGGCATCTTCTTCGGCATCCCGCTGGCTCGATCTGCGCGTGCTGCCAGCGGGCGCCGATACGCGCGTCCTGCTCGAAGGCGTGGTGGTCAGCGTGCCGGAACGCGAAGGCACGGAGCTGCGGTTCGATGCGCAGGTCACCATCCGTGCGGGCGCCGCGGCGGACACGCGGGTCCGGCATGCGCGGCTCAGTTGGCGCGACGCGCCTCATATTCCTCGCGTCGGAGAGCGCTGGCGCTGGGTGGTGCGGCTGTCCGCGCCCGAGCCGACACGGAATTTCGTGGGCGCGGACCTGGCGCGGATCGCGTTTCGCGATCGCGTGCATCTGACCGGCCGCGTATTGCCTGCCGCGCTCAATGAACGGCTCCTGCTCGCCCACACGTCGATCGACGGTGCGCGCGCCCGCATCGCGGCCCGCATCTCGGACAGCGTCGGCGATCCGGATGCCGCCGCGCTGCTGACCGCTCTGGCCGTCGGCCTGACCGCGGGCATGAGCCTGGATCAGTGGCGCGTCTTCAACGCCACTGGCACGACGCACCTGGTTGCGATATCGGGCTTGCACGTCACGTTGTTTGCGCTGCTGGCCTTCTGCGGCGCGCGCTGGACGTGGCGCTGGCTGCCGTTCGCCACGCGCATCGAACGCGAGCCGTTCGCGCTGCTCTCGGGCTTGGCCGCCGCCGGACTGTATTCCCTGCTGGCCGGGTTCTCGGTGCCTACCCAGCGCACCTGGTTGATGCTGGCGGTGTTTTCGCTCGCGCGGCTCGGCGCGCGGCATTTGAGCGCGGCGCGCGGCTGGTCGCTGGCGCTGATCGCGGTGCTGCTGTTCGATCCGTTTGCACCACTCGCGGCGGGCTTCTGGCTGTCGTTCGTGGCGGTCGGGGTCATCCTGTTGGTCGAGACTTCGAGTCTGGTGCCGGCGCGGCGTGGCTTCGGACTTCTGCGTTTGCAGCTGGCCGTCATGGTGGCGCTGGCGCCGCTGACATTCGCGGTCTTCGACGGGGTTTCACTGGCGGGCCTGTGGGTGAACCTGCTGGCCATTCCGATCATGTCGTTCGTGCTCGTGCCGCTGGTGTTGCTGGGCGGGTTGGCGGCACTGCTGTGGCCGGCCCTTTGCGCGCCGATCTTCGGCATCGCGGCCGCACTGTACGAATGGCTGTGGCCGGGACTGGTCTGGGCCGCGGAGGCGGATCTGGCGCGCTGGCAGATGACGCCACCGCTGTGGTGGTTCGCGTTTGCGCTCGCGTGCGGGTGGCTGCTGCTGTGCCGCTGGCCCTGGCCGTTGCGCACGACCGGGTGCGTGATGGCGTTGCCGCTGCTGTTCGCTGCGTCCCGCATGCCGGAAGCGGGCACGGCGCAGGTGTCGGTGTTCGATACGCGCGGTACCGCGATCCTCATCGCGACGCGCGATCACGTGTTGCTGTTCGACACCGGCGATGGCTGGAATACCCACGGCTCACCCGCGCGGCAACTCGTCCTGCCGGCGCTGGCGGCACTCGGCCGCGAGCGCATCGATCTGCTGATCCTGCCGGCGCTCAACGCGGATCGCGCGCAGGGCGCGGCGTTGTTAGCCGACCAACGCGGACTGGCGCACATCGTCGTGGGCGGTGGGTGGCCGGCGACGTCATTGCCGGCTTCGCGCTGCCGCGATTCGCGCTTCACCTGGGACGGTGTGAACTTCGAGACCTGGGTGGGCGGAGGCGGCTCGCGTTACTGCGTCCTGCGTGTGTCGGTAGACGGGCACGGCGTGGTGCTGGCCGGAGATATGGACGCGGCGGCCGAGCGCGGTCTGTTGCGGCGCCTGCCCGCGGGTTCTCTGGCGAGCGAGGCGGCAGTGCTCGGCCGGCAGGCCAGTTCACTCGCATCGAGCGCCGAGTGGATAGAAGCGGTCGCGCCGGGATGGGCGATCGCGACTGGCGGAGCGGCCGAGACCGGCACGCGCATCCGGACGCTCGCGCGCTGGCGCGAGTCCGGCGCCCAGGTACTCGACACGCGCCGTGATGGCGCAGTAGAGCTCGATTTGGGGACGAAGGGCACGACGCTGCGGCGGATCGCGCGCAGTGCGCGTTACCCATTTCACTGGCGGCGTAGCGAGACGGCAGCCGACGCGCAAAGTAACGGCCAGCGCCGCGCTCCGGTATGA
- a CDS encoding MotA/TolQ/ExbB proton channel family protein has product MWELVRAGGPFMWPIIICSIAAVGILLERLWTLQRKRVLPQELIKKVSDLAEKNQVTPKVIEALEKNSPLGRVLAAALANRHRGRDIMMERVQDTGRHVVHELERFLNSLGTIASISPLLGLLGTVSGIIAAFNAVMLGGMGDPSKLAGGISQALITTAAGLSVAIPSLIAYRYLRGKVERIVVDMEKIAVTFADSLGAEGTADEAGEARNA; this is encoded by the coding sequence ATGTGGGAACTCGTTCGGGCCGGCGGCCCATTCATGTGGCCGATCATCATCTGCTCGATCGCGGCCGTGGGCATCCTGCTCGAACGGCTGTGGACCCTGCAGCGCAAACGCGTGCTCCCGCAGGAGCTCATCAAGAAGGTTTCCGACCTCGCCGAGAAGAACCAGGTGACCCCGAAGGTCATCGAGGCGCTCGAGAAGAACTCGCCGCTCGGCCGGGTGCTGGCGGCGGCGCTGGCCAATAGACACCGCGGCCGCGACATCATGATGGAGCGCGTGCAGGACACGGGCCGTCACGTCGTCCACGAGCTCGAACGGTTCCTCAATTCGCTCGGCACCATCGCCAGCATCTCACCCTTGTTAGGCCTGCTGGGCACCGTCTCCGGCATCATCGCGGCGTTCAACGCGGTCATGCTGGGCGGCATGGGCGACCCGAGCAAGCTTGCCGGTGGCATCTCCCAGGCTTTGATCACGACTGCGGCGGGACTGTCGGTCGCCATTCCGTCGCTGATCGCGTACCGCTACCTGCGCGGCAAGGTCGAGCGCATCGTGGTCGACATGGAGAAGATCGCCGTCACGTTCGCCGATTCGCTGGGCGCCGAAGGGACGGCTGACGAAGCCGGGGAAGCGCGCAACGCATGA
- a CDS encoding MOSC N-terminal beta barrel domain-containing protein, with protein sequence MSITYAAISALHVYPVKSCRGIPLDAARLTPTGFADDRHWMLVRPSGRFVTQRELPRMALIATALCERALLLEARGMERLVVSREQSGESIAVTVWGFAGRGIDCGEQAAHWCTSFLGTPLRLVRFDPGAPRECSAEWTGEVRAVTEFADGFPILVISRASLTELNSRLDVDLPMERFRPNVVLEGVEAYDEDRIHELRADGIAVRMVKPCTRCAITTTEQSTGERDGVEPLATLKSYRFDAGLRGVMFGQNAIIVRGTGATLAVGQKLEVVWK encoded by the coding sequence GTGAGCATCACGTATGCCGCGATCTCGGCGCTGCACGTTTATCCCGTCAAATCCTGCCGCGGCATTCCGCTCGATGCCGCGCGCCTGACACCCACCGGTTTCGCCGACGACCGGCACTGGATGCTGGTGCGGCCCAGCGGCCGGTTCGTGACGCAGCGTGAGTTGCCGCGCATGGCGTTGATCGCGACCGCGCTGTGCGAGCGGGCGCTGCTGCTCGAAGCGCGCGGCATGGAGCGGCTCGTCGTGTCGCGCGAGCAGAGCGGCGAATCGATTGCGGTGACGGTGTGGGGATTCGCAGGAAGAGGCATCGATTGCGGCGAACAGGCTGCGCACTGGTGCACGAGTTTTCTCGGTACGCCGCTGCGGCTCGTGCGGTTCGACCCCGGCGCGCCGCGCGAATGCAGCGCGGAGTGGACGGGCGAGGTACGCGCGGTCACCGAATTCGCGGATGGATTTCCGATCCTGGTGATTTCCCGGGCGTCGCTGACCGAGCTCAATTCGCGCCTGGACGTTGACCTGCCCATGGAGCGCTTCCGGCCGAATGTAGTGCTCGAAGGCGTCGAAGCTTACGACGAAGACCGCATCCACGAACTACGCGCGGACGGCATCGCGGTTCGCATGGTGAAGCCGTGCACGCGCTGCGCAATCACCACCACCGAACAATCCACCGGCGAACGCGATGGCGTCGAGCCGCTCGCGACCCTCAAGAGTTATAGGTTCGATGCGGGACTACGCGGCGTGATGTTCGGGCAGAACGCGATCATCGTGCGCGGCACGGGCGCCACGCTTGCTGTGGGGCAGAAGCTAGAGGTGGTCTGGAAGTAG